In Thermobaculum terrenum ATCC BAA-798, the DNA window TTAGAGCCTGTTCTAGCACTGTAATTAATTGGGATGTGTTGCGCTTGGAGCAATCGGCTCCAGCGCAGATAGCTACGCTATACTTCATATCTTTTTCCATTACATAACTTAGTTAGATTATACTACTAACAGCTTGTGTATTGCCCCTTGGGTGAGAACTGTATGTATGACTTCACAATCATAAAGTCTACAAAGCTATCAGTGTACATTAGGCGCATAGCTGATATCCTAGTAATACTTGGGGTCCTGCTGGTTCTAAGTTGCATGCCGGGGGCTGCTCGAGAGGACACCTTCCCTCAAAGTAATCTAGAGAAGATAGAAATCACCAGTCCGGATTTTATTCAGGAGAATTCAAAGTTAGTGATACCAACAAAGTTCACCTGCGATGGAGAGGATATATCTCCCACCTTGAAGTGGAAAGGGGTACCTCCCAAAGCTCAGAGCTTAGTGTTGATCATGGATGATCCCGATGCTCCTGGTCATATATCTCCATGGTCGCATTGGGTCATGTTCAATATTCCTGCGACTCAAATTGGCTTGCCACAAGCTTTACCTAGAACTATTAGGCTGCCTAATGGAGCCGTACAGGGAGTAAATGACTTCAAAGAGCATGGGTACCGCGGCCCTTGTCCTCCTAATGGCACTCACAGGTACTACTTTCATCTATATGCCTTAGATATCAGGCTGAATCTCACCCCTAATGCGACAAGAGATGCGGTACTGAAAGCAATGAAAGGACATGTAATTGCTTATGGAGAGCTGGTAGCGAATTATAGCAGGTAGCTCGAGTTGTTATATTATTACGAAATTCTTGATCGACAATACCTAGATCTGGTGCCGTAGTAGCAATTTGCTTATACATGGAGGAATATGACTGATAAAAGGTACGTAATAGTAGGAAATGGCATAGCTGGGACGACCTGCGCTGAGACCCTGCGCAAACTTGACCCTAATTGCAAGATTACTATAGTTGCCGCTGAACCATACCCTCTATATAACAGAGTAGCTCTTCCACGGTTTCTGAAGGGGATAGTTAGAGAAGAAAAGGTATTCATGCGTACCTTCGAGCAACACAGGGAGAAGGGCATAGACCTGCTCACATGCACCGTTGCCCAACACTTGGATACTAATGAGCAGTTACTGTACCTGGATAACGGGCAGATACTTCCTTACGATGCCCTTCTTATAGCTACGGGTGGTAGGCCTAACAAACTACCTTGTGAAGGTGGAGATCTCCCCTTTGTATTTAACTTTCAAACCATGGATGATACTAAGAATATCATCAGGGAGGCTACTGAAGGAAAGTCTGGGGTTGTAGTAGGGGGGTCATTCATATCCTATGAGCTTGCTGAAGGTTTTGCAATGCGAGGGCTTAAGACTACTTGGGTTATGAGGGGCCCTAGGTTTCTTCGCAGAACCTTGGATGAAGAGGGTGGCGCTATAGTGCATGAGCTTGCCAGGGAGCATGGAGTAGAAATTATCTACCAAGATGAGGTTGAAAAGATAGTCTCGGATGATGGCGTTAGAGGTCGGGTCATCACCAAGAAAGGGCGTGAAATCGATGTAGACATTGTTGGGGTAGGTGTAGGGCTTACTTTGAACACTGATTTTCTGCAGGGAAGTCCTATAAGGATAAATAGAGGGGTTGTGGTAGATGAGTACCTTCGGACCAATATAAATAACGTATATGCTGCTGGTGATATAGCTGAATTCTACGATGTTATCATCCAGAGCTACAACATCATGGGAACTTGGGATAACGCCCTCTCTCAGGGTAGGGTAGCTGCAATCAATATGGCCGGAGGTAATGAGATCTATAAGGAAGTTCCTACCTACACCAGCCCGCTGTTCAATTCTAATATTGCAGTTATAGGGGCAACTCCTGAGATAAATCCAAATCTGGAGTATGTAGTAAGGGCTGACATAGATTCTAAAGAATACAAAAAGCTATTCTTTATCGAGGACAGGCTAGTAGGTGCTATCACAATTGGGAGTCCGCGGGGAAGAAAGAGAATGATTAGCATGATTCTCGCCGGAGAGAAAATAGAGGGACCCCGAGAGAGCCTGCTTGATCTTAAGTAAAATTAGTCTTAAGTAAACTTGGGGAGGTATAACCTCCCCAAGTTTACTTATACACATGCGGCTACTGCCTTATCTTTTTCTAATTCCAGTTTTTGTGGGACGTACAGCTTGCCCACGCCAATGCGTGCATCGGCCATACCATAGTACACATCAATACGATCTGGCTGCCCGAGATCTATCCTCTGATCTACGGCCGTTGGGAATACGACGTTGTTTACAATCCCCTGCCTCTCATCCTCCGTTGTAGGTTCGAGGATGGGCATCTTGGAGCGATAGATAACTTTAGTGGGGTCGTCTCTATCTAGCACCAAAGCTCCCGCTGCGTAGTAGACATTTGGTTGTAGGTCTACACCTTCTATGATCTCGCCACTAACTCCATGGAAAAGGGTCAGCCAGCCATGTTTGGTCAGTATAGGAGGAGTCCCCCCACCTATTTTTAGTGCTTCCCAGGATTCTTGTGGAACAGCGAGCAATCTGTGGTTAGAGAAGTGCGTTAGCCCCCTAAGATCAGAACCAATCTTGTCCACCGGGCAGTAGGAGATCCATATGCTTGGCCTAGAGTCTTCTACACCTTCTGGGAGCACTTGATAGGGCGGTGCTCCCCAGGGTGCAACATCGTAAGTTGGCCTATGAATGAGAGCTATAGAATCATTTCCATCAGGGTCCTTAATGAGCTCTGGAAATATTAGGGCATCCTTATTGGTATAGAAGTCAAACTCTACACCTCTAGCTGGTGCAAACTTGGCAAGTCCAAGCCGCCTCCATTCGAAGAGGTCATCGGACACAGCTAAAGCTATTCTTGGTCCCAATGGGCCATATGCGGTATAGGTCATCACATATTTGTCCAGGTAGGTTACGAAGGTAATCCTGGGATCTTCGCATCCTGCCGTTCTAGGGTTCTTCTCATAAGAGGCGGTAGGCTCAAGTACATAACCCAGACGTTCGACAGCCTTAGGATCTCCCTGATCGTCAAATATAACCTTAGCTATACCTATCCTAGAGTAATTTTTCTCTGCCACTACTCTTGGGAAGATATATAGCTCTCCATTCCGACTCCTAGCTGCTGCGGGATTAAGAACTCCCCAAGCTTCATCGGGGTTGTTAGGATCGGGTTCCATTATTACTCCGAGGCGTTCTATGCAGAAGAGAGGCTTTTCTGTCACGGTCACTTAACCGCCTCCTAGAATTTGAATAATGCTCCAACAAGAAATAACATAATCGTTTGTATTTTGTTTCCTATTTGACACAATAATCCCCTACGTTTGCAAATGGTTGATAACTGATCTCTTAATATATTTACGTTTTTTAAATTCTTCAGTTTTCTCACAGTTACTATTTTTGATCTCAGCCACAGTTCCCCTCATATGGCAAGATTTATGCTTGCTGCTTGACTGGGGAAACGATGGCTGCTGAGCAACAATTATATCGGAAAGCCTTTCTAAATTTTAGGATATTTATATAATCAGCGCTAGTTATGCTGGGTGTTCTGTAGTGGAGGATAAGAGGAGATCCATTATGGACTTTCTACAGAAGATATCTGAGAGGGTAGGTATTTCTCCTAATGCTGTAAGTAACCCAAGTAGGCGCTTATATCCAAGAATCAGAGACGCGCAAGTTACAGTGAGTGTTTGTCCCTATTGTGCCGTGGGTTGTTCACAGCTCGTTTACCATAAAGACGGTAAAGTAATTGATATAGAGGGCAACTATGCAAGCCCCATTAATGGTGGGACCCTGTGCCCTAAAGGAGCAGCCACTTCTGGGCTTATCAATAGCCCTATGAGGATTAGAAATGTCAAGTACAGAGCTCCTTTTTCTGACAAGTGGGAGGAGAAATCCCTCGACTGGGCGCTGGATAGGATAGCCCAGCTAGTGAAAGAGACTAGGGACCGTACTTTTGAAGAGTATGACCCCTCTGGTAGGAGAGTAATGCGTACCCTGGGTATAGGACATCTTGGAGGGGCTACGCTTGACAATGAAGAGAATTATCTTATCAAAAAGCTGTTCACAGCTGGTCTGGGTATTGTAGCGGTAGAGAATCAAGCACGTATATGACACTCTAGTACGGTGCCCGGTCTGGGCGCTCGACTAGGTAGAGGCGGTGCGACTACCTTTCAGCAGAGCTTGGCGGACTCTGACTGCATAGTCATTATGGGGTCCAACATGGCCGAGAATCACCCAGTAGGCTTCAGATTTGTCATGATGGCCAAAGAAAAGGGTGCAAAGCTCATACATATAGACCCTAGATTTACTCGAACCTCTGCCCTGTGTGATATTCATGTGCCTCTTCGAGCCGGAAGCGATATAGCATTCCTCGGAGGGCTTATCAACTACGTGCTGAATCATGATAGGTGGAATTCAGATGATTTCTTCCAGACCTATGTGCGTCACTATACTAATGCCACGGCAATAATAGATGAGAACTTCAGAGATACAGAAGATCTGGGAGGGTTATTCTCTGGTTATGATCCTGATTCAAGATCTTATGATACTTCTTCCTGGAAGTATAGTGGAGAAGGGTTACACTCCTCCCCTGTAGATCATGAGAGCCATACGGGCGAGGCACATGTAACTGGCTCAAAGGACACCGTTTCAGATAACTCTGAGTTTGACCTGACTATGCAGCACCCTCGGAGTGTGATGCAGATTCTGCGTAAGCATTTCGCGCGTTATACACCTGATATGGTTGCTGAGATATGTGGGATACCCAAGGAGTTGTTTATCAAAGTGGCTGAGACCATAATCGAGAACAGTGGTAGAGACAAGACCACCGCTTTCTGTTATGCAGTGGCTTGGACTCAACATACTACTGGTTCTCAGATGATAGGCTGCTGCGCTATCTTGCAATTATTACTGGGGAACATTGGTAGACCTGGAGGAGGTATCTTAGCCCTAAGAGGGCATGCAACGATTCAGGGTTCTACCGACATTCCTACCCTCTACAACTTGTTGCCAGGGTACCTGCCGATGCCTTCTTCGGAAACTGATGAGGATCAAACTTTATCTGGGTATATAGCCCACTATCAGACTCAGACCGGTTGGTGGTATAACCTTCCAAAGTACATTATCAGCCTGCTGAAAGCCTATTACGGTGATAATGCCACTGCTCAGAACGATTATGCTTATGACCTTCTGCCTCAGATAGGTGGGGATTACTCCTTTGAGGCAATGATTCCTCTCATGCGTGATGGTGTAATGAGGGGGCTATTCTGCTTTGGTCAGAACCCTGCCGTTGGGGGGCAGAATGCTCGCCTTGCACGTAGAGCTCTGGCTTCTCTTGATTGGCTAGTGGTCAGGGATGTTCACGAGATAGAGACGGCATCTTTCTGGTATGCCTCACCTGAGGTTAAGAGAGGTGAGATCAGACCCGAAGAGATCCCAACAGAAGTATTTCTATTGCCTGCCGCTTTACCGCCTGAGAAAGATGGGTCGTTTACTAATACCCAACGTTTGGTGCAGTGGCACGATAAGGCTGTAGATCCTCCGGATGATGCAAGATCGGAGACTTGGTTCCTCTATCATCTAGGCAGGAGACTAAAGGAGCTCTATGCAGGTGATGATTCTCTAAAGGGAAGGCAAATCTTGGCTCTTACATGGAATTATAGTACCGAGGGACATTTGCAGGAGCCAAAGGCTGAGGATATCTTGTACGAGATCAACGGCTATCGAGTCGAAGATAGAAAACTTCTTGAGAGCTTCGAGGATATAAAGGATGATGGTTCTACTGCGTGTGGTTGCTGGATATACTGCGGGATAACTCCCGATTATGGTGTAAACAGGGCTAGAAATCGTGATGCTGATGATAAGGCTTCACTCGGTTGGGGATTTTCATGGCCTGCCAATAGACGTATTCTCTATAATCGCGCTTCTGCTGATCCCCAGGGCAAGCCTTGGAGCGAGAGAAAGAAATGGGTATGGTGGGATGAATCACAGAAGAAGTGGGTTGGCTATGATATCCCCGATTTCCCCGTGAACAAGGATCCGTCTTACACCCCTCCAAAGGATGCCAAGGGCGTTGATGCTCACTCGGGGGATTCTCCCTTCATAATGATGTCTGATGGCAAGGGCTGGTTGTTCACACCAAAAGGAATGAAGGATGGTCCTTTGCCCACTCACTATGAGCCAAAAGAGTCCCCCTATCCTAACTTGTTGTATCCTGATCACCCGGTCAATCCTTGTGCTATTCTCTTCGAAAGGCCAGATAATCCTTATCATGCTATAGAGGATCCCGCATTCCCACATATATTGACGACCTATAGGCTAACCGAGCATCATACAGCTGGGGGTATGACCAGGTGGGTGCCTTGGTTGGCGGAGCTGCAACCTGAAGGATTTGTGGAAATTAGCCCAGAGTTGGCACGAGAGATAGGTGTAGTTACAGGAGACTGGGTTGTGTTATCTACCGCCAGGGGAGAGATAGAATCCAGGGTCCTGGTTACGGCTAGGTTGCAGCCTATAGTTAGGGACGGTAGAAGAATACATCAAATAGGTATGCCATGGCACTTCGGATACGGTGGGCTTGCGAGAGGGGCATCTGCTAACGATCTTAGTGCACTTATCGAGGATCCTAACTCGCGTATCCATGAGGCAAAGAGCTTTACCTGTAATATTCGCAAGGGCAGATTAGACAGGAGATAGTTACGATGTCTATTGGCAGCTTACAGTCGCCTGTTGGCTTTCTTACAGATACCACTCTATGTATAGGCTGTAAGGCTTGTGAAGTTGCCTGCAAGCAATGGAACCAGCTACCAATGGATGGGCTCACCTGGACTGGGAATAGTTATGATAATACTGGGGATTTGGGAGCCTATACGTGGAGACATGTTGAGTTTATAGAGAGGTTTCAGGAAGATATCCCCAGGGCTTCCGACATGCCTCCTTTTCAAAGCCACTGGCTTATGATGAGCGATGTTTGTAAGCACTGCGCTGTAGCAGGCTGCCTGGAGGCATGCCCCACAGGTGCTATTATCCGCACAGAGTTTGGTACCGTTTACATTCAGCCCGATATATGTAATGGATGCGGGTATTGCGTGCCTGCTTGCCCGTTCGGAGTGCCTGATATCGGCGCGTATGATGGCATATCTCACAAATGCACTCTATGTTATGACAGACTCAAGGATGGCCTTGAGCCAGCTTGTGCTAAGGCTTGTCCTACCGATTCTATTCAGTTTGGCTCTTACATTGAGCTGAAGGAAAGGGCCAGGAGACGGGTAGAGCATCTCCATTTGCTAGGTGTGACTAGCGCCTACATATACGGTGACGAGAACTTCGGTGGTACGAACGGCATACAAGGACTATATGCCATGTTCATTCTTACCGATGAGCCTGAGGTGTATAACCTGCCAAGGAGACCGGAACTTCCTCAGAGAAAAGTTCTGAGGGGTTATTTGTCTGGTTTACTGTTCTCAATCTTGATGATGGTGCTGACTGCTTTGTCCTTGAAGAGACGAGATTGATGGAGCTTATACTATGACTGAGATACGAGCTAGAAGAGAGTCTGAAGATAAAAATCGAATCCAAGACATAACTTATTATGACAGACCTGTGATACACAAGCCCCATTGGGGATGGCTTATTATCACATACTTCTTCCTAGGTGGACTCTCTGGCGCTTGCTACCTGATTGGTTTGATTGCTGACCTTGTAAGGTTTGATGTCACCGGACGTCTTGGCAAGGTTTGCAGGTATATATCTTTATCCTCACTTATACCTTGTCCTGTGCTTCTCATACTTGATCTGAAGAGACCCGAGAGGTTTCATCATATGCTAAGGGTACTTAAGCTACGTTCTCCCATGTCGGTTGGCACGTGGGTACTATCTATATTTGGCCTGCTATCTGGTGCTGTGACTACAGCTGATCTGTTACGTAACATACTTCCTCAGGGTAAGGTCAATAAATTCCTTCATGCGTTAGATCCTATGCTATCTCTCGCCAAGGTAATGGCAGGTTTGCCTGCTATGTTTATGACGTTCTACACTGCAGTGCTTCTCGCTGCCACTGCTGTACCAGTGTGGACGAAGAGAGCTGCAACCTTGCCTTTGGTGTTCGTGTCTTCTTCTTTTTCCTCAGCTTTGGCAGTTACTTCCCTGGTTACTTCCATTACAAAGATGTTTGCAGTTAATAAAGCGTTGGTATCGCTTCAGCTGTGGATGGGCCCTATTGACTTTATAGTCAAGTTATTCTTCGAGCGGACTCTTGCGCGTAGTCTTAGATTCTACCTAACGGATGGCAGGCTAAAGCTTGTAAACTTGCTAGGGGTTAGAATAATAGGTGAGATCTTCCCTCTCTCGCTGCTGTTGATAACACGTATCAGGAAAGCAAATAATCCTTGGCTAGGTAGAATATCATCCCTGATGATATTGCTAGGTGCGCTAGCATCTAGGTACGTCGTAGTTAAGGCTGGAGAGAAATCTGCTGTTGATCCTAAGGCCGTCTTCGAGATCACTAGGTGATACCAGTAAAGAGCAGGGATAATACAAAGATAAAAATCCTAAGAAAGCTCAGATCCCGGAAGTTTAGGGAACAGTCAGGGCTGTGCTATGTAGAAGGCATAAGGCAAGTTTACTCCGCCTTCGAGGAAGGCTTCCATTTTGAGTTTCTTATAGTATCTAGCGACCTTCTTAGGAGTGAACATGCCTGGAAATTGGTGAATGATCTTATTAGTAATGGGGTCCAAGTAATAGATGTTGATCAGAATATTTTTAAGTCCATTAGCCTTAGGGACAATCCCCAAGGTATAGCTGGCGTCGTCCGGCAGAAGTGGCATTCACTAGAATCTATAGATCCCAGGGAAGGACTTTGTTTACTAGCACTGAAGGCCGTGCAGGATCCCGGTAATATTGGGTCCATACTACGCACTGCTGATGCTGTAGGTGTAAGATACGTAATACTCTTGGGAGACTCTGTTGATCCTTACGACCCTAATTCTGTGAGGGCTGGTGCGGGAGCTACATTCACTGTAAAGCTGATTAAGACTTCTTTTGAGCGTCTGCTTGATTGGAAGAATATTCATCAAATACCAGTCATAGGGGCAGTGGGAGGCGCACCCCTGAATTACAGTCGAGTAAATTACCCATATCCCTGCATACTTCTCATGGGTAGTGAAAGACAAGGATTGGACTTGAGAGAGCAGAGTTCATGTGACATGCTAGTGAGCGTACCAATGGTGGGTAAGGTTGACTCTCTGAATCTAGCTGTAGCTACTTCGGTCATCTTGTACGAGATATTTGATCAGAGGTCTAGGTTATAAGCTAACTTTGTCTATCTCGTCTTCTTTCAGTATTTGTCCGCCTAATATCTTCTGAAAATCGGTGCAGATATCATAAAAGCTTTCAAACGAATGTACTTTTAGCCCTTTTGAGAGTGCATAGCTTAGTAAAGGCTCTAATGCCCAAACTCTATCTGCCACTTCTGCAGCTCTTCTATCGGATGTACCATTCCCGATGAACCATATCTCATCGTACTGCTTGCGGTGATAGTTGATCACAGCTTCTTTGAACTCTACATCGCCATCGCGGTCGAATGGGCTAGGAAGAGAGAGTAACCATTGCCCATCCACATAATCGTCCACTAGTGAATAGACAGGGATGTTCAAATTCTTCCCTAGTACACTATATATATAGCTTCGCAGTCCGCCACTAACTATTGCCAGATGGAGGTTATATCCCCGACAGCACTCGATAAATTCTTCCCACCCTGGGCGAATCTTTGCATTTCTCTTGACAAACTCGTTAACCTCATGCGGTGGATTGGGTACGTGTGAGAACTGCTCGCTCATGTTCTCTAATATAGAAACCTTTCCCTGGTCGAATTTCTCTTCTATTCTTTCCCAGTCAGCTGTGGAGAACTCCTTCAGTATCTCTATACCCATATCTTGCAGCGTTATGGTGCCATCGAAATCGCAGAGAACTGCAATTTTCATATTCCCTCCTGGTATAGGTGTTGGATCAACCCAGTATACCAGCTATTACCGGTGCCACTTGAGTAAAGCGAACACTTGAGTTATCCTTATGCAACAACTGCTGAAGCAGCATGAGGTGAGGCTTATTTTCCCGTCTTTGAATATAAAGATCACAATGCTTTCTCTGATTATTATGCCTTCCCTGTTGGCTTGCTCGATAAGCACGACTAGTGATTATTTGTCTTATAATCCTACCCCTGTCCCAACTTTGCCTATTCCCCAGATAGATGACCTGCAGATAACTCCTACTGCTGTAGCTACTCCATATCCTACTCCGTCACCCACCAGACAACCTATATCAACCGATATTCCACGCCAAACAAATAAATATGTTCCTCCTGTTCAGCAGGCAACCGATATAGGACTGGGGAATGTCTTTACTCAGAGGTTTGGCAGGTATATCCAGCCTGGTGGGGATGTTCCAAGCACTATTTCGTGGAATTTCCGATTGCAGGATAGAGTATTGCCCCAAGTTACTTTCCAGGATGGTGTCCTCATTGCAGCTACCTACAATGGTAGAGTCTATGGAATCGATGCGAATTCTGGTATGGAGCTTTGGACTACAAATATTGGTGCTAGCATACTCGTACCTCCTGAGACCAGTGATGGAATAGTCTTCCTTGTTACTACACAGGGGCTTTATGCCCTTGATCACTTTGATGGCCGTGTCCTTTGGCAAAAGGCGATATCCGTAAGCGATGTAAATGATGCTGTTGCCTATAACCAGAGAGCTTATGTGATACTCCACAGAAATGTGCTCTGCTTTGATCTTACTAGTGGTGAGCTTCTGTGGAAAAAGCAGTTTCAGAGCGATATATCTGGGGCTCCCGTAATGAGTAGAGATAACTACCTGGTTATGCCGTTAGGTAACGGCTTAATAATGCTCGACTCAAAGGGTAAACAGATTTGGAAGACTCAGAGGGTGAGACCACTGCCTAATGCAACGATAGTAATGGGAAATAAAGAGGTCTTCGTTCCCGCTGACGGCAACTACATAACTTCGGTTTCTCTGAATAACGGGAAAATCGGCCAACAGAGGCATTCTGAGCTTACCCCAAGGGATTTGATGCTTTATAGGTCATCTTTGTTGGCAATTACTGTTGGGAACGGAGAAACACATATACTTAGGTACGATTTAGGAAGCAACGGGCTTCAAAGGGACCTAAAACTAAGAGGGATAGACTATGTTTCTGCTTCTCTGGCGGGTGACAGGCTTTATTTGGTTGGGAAGAATGATTTGTACTCTATTAATCTTCCGGACTTGTCTGTAGTCTGGAAGTATAACCTCAAAGGGCAAGTTATAGGTATCCCTATAGTTGTACGGAACTCACTCTACATGATGGTTGACGATAAGATAGTCGCTTTCAATAAGCGCGAGATCAGTAATAACTTACCCGAGATTTCTCCTTACTACATGAGGGCTGACGACATTGGAGATGTGCGAGAGCGTAGATTGAGTTTTGCGGACATTGAAACCGCGGGGGCACAATTTATTGATAAGTTCGGTCACAAAGGGATTCTCTTTGAAATGAAGACTCCTGATGCCTCGGGTAAATCTTCATCCTTAAGCTCGGTCTTTGCCTTCGATTACACGGATGACGGCCAGATAGATGTCTACGTTTTTGTCAGCCGTAAAGAGGCAATTATGGAGATGAAGATGTATGGAGAAAAAGGCGATCAGTTTAAGGTAGTCAATGATGCACTACCTTTTGAAAGTGCTCACGGAGATGTGAAGGTATTTGTCCCCCTGCAACCTTTCCTGTCTCCTCAGGACTTAGAGATCCCCATAAACTGGTATGCCTACACATATGTAGGTGGCTTACCTGCTCAGGATTTTATAAACAACAATGGAGAATTGTTCCGATTGATACCAAAAGGTAACTAGATGGTTGAGAATTTATTGTAATTTTTGCAATTATTATTATCGTTAATGTATTTCTAGCTACTGATGTGTATACTACACAGTATGTAGGGACGATGATCACTTATTACTAAGGTGGTGCATTGTAATGGCTCAGCATCATGAAGATTATGGTAGAGAATACGAAAGCCCTTCTCTTAGCAAAGCTATAAACGACATCATGAGAACTCGTGGAATGACGGCTACCCAGGTAGCCGCGAACATGAAATCCGGGCGCAATAGGGCTACTCTTTATAGGATACTAAGCGGCGCAACTCAGGATCCTAAGATTAGTACTTTTATCGATATATGCCAAGCTCTAGAGGTTAGCCCTATAGAGGTGCTGCAGCTGGCTGGTATGGCTGATCATAAGCCTAGAGACACTGATCTTTTAGATATAAGAATGCGCCAAATATTTAGACGTATACAAAACCTACCGTATAATCTTAGGAAACTGGCGGTATCTCAAATTGGTGCGCTAACAGATGCGATCTACGATCATTTGCAGCGGCAGGAGAATAAAGGTAGTTGATTAGTTGTAGTATCCCATCTTTTGCAGGTGCCATCTTGTTAGCCACATACCGGTCTCAAAGAAGCCATAAACCCTCCTGGCTTTCTCAGGCTCCCATGAGCTGGCAGGAGTGTTGACCGCTGCTGACCAAATTGCACTTGCCAGCTCATTCACCCTCTCTCTGAACTCTAATGGTGTTCTAGGAATCTTTATATCAACATAAGACTTGTTGCCTGGAAAACTTATTATACTCTTGGGTAATTTAGGCATGTAAGCAAAGACAACCTGGGCGTGCTGGAAGGCCATGATTTTCTGGAGGTCCGGCGGAAGGATCTGCTTAGATGGTGTATCTGGATCTTTGCTTATGGCTATGATGTCAGAGGGATCCAGGATATAAGGCAGCTCACTCTTTGGTACGTACTCGGTGCGCATAGCCCACTTGTATCCAGTCTGAATATCGTCTATGTGCGACAAGGTAACAGTTGCAAGATAGTTAACTTCGTCTCTGCCCAATGTTTCATCCTGCACCATGAAGTGCATGAATGCTCTGTGTGTTTTTGCGAAGACTTGATGAATCTTAACGATCTCGGATATGGCACGTTCTCCCTTCAACATCTTCCCGACCTCCAAACGAATGGACAGAGGAATGCTCTATCTATAATCTTATATACATAAATTTGTCGGAGATTACGAAAGAAAAAAGCTTTTATCAACTTCCTGTATATATTTGTTACCATTGAATGAGAATGTGTATCGACGATCTATTCCCTCAAACGACTGAATATAAGAAGTCCCACGACCAGGAGCGTTGGCCCGCACGAGTGGCTATGCTTAGCATCCATACCAGCCCCCTCGCTGTACCTGGCAGCCGAGATGTGGGAGGAATGAACGTTTATGTGCTTCGCTTAGCGAAAGAGCTAGCATCCAGGGACATCAAAGTAGATGTTTTTACCAGGTGGAACAATCCAGATGATCCTTTGATTCAAGAAGTGACTGATGGCTTTAGAGTGATAAACGTCAGAAGTGGTCCTCCCAGAAGCATCAGTCGTGAATCCCTCTACAAAATCAAAGATGACATAGCTCAATCAATAAATACCTTTGCTGAAAGTGAAGGCATAGAGTACGACGTCTTGCACACCCATTACTGGATTTCTGGTGTTGTTGGTCTGTGCCTTGTAACAAAATGGAGTGTTCCTTGGCTTCATATGTCACATACGTTGGGACTGATAAAGAACAAGTATCGGGGGCCTAATCAGCCGGAGGAATCTCTACTGAGGCTAAGAGCAGAAGATATGG includes these proteins:
- a CDS encoding 4Fe-4S dicluster domain-containing protein, giving the protein MSIGSLQSPVGFLTDTTLCIGCKACEVACKQWNQLPMDGLTWTGNSYDNTGDLGAYTWRHVEFIERFQEDIPRASDMPPFQSHWLMMSDVCKHCAVAGCLEACPTGAIIRTEFGTVYIQPDICNGCGYCVPACPFGVPDIGAYDGISHKCTLCYDRLKDGLEPACAKACPTDSIQFGSYIELKERARRRVEHLHLLGVTSAYIYGDENFGGTNGIQGLYAMFILTDEPEVYNLPRRPELPQRKVLRGYLSGLLFSILMMVLTALSLKRRD
- the nrfD gene encoding NrfD/PsrC family molybdoenzyme membrane anchor subunit, producing the protein MTEIRARRESEDKNRIQDITYYDRPVIHKPHWGWLIITYFFLGGLSGACYLIGLIADLVRFDVTGRLGKVCRYISLSSLIPCPVLLILDLKRPERFHHMLRVLKLRSPMSVGTWVLSIFGLLSGAVTTADLLRNILPQGKVNKFLHALDPMLSLAKVMAGLPAMFMTFYTAVLLAATAVPVWTKRAATLPLVFVSSSFSSALAVTSLVTSITKMFAVNKALVSLQLWMGPIDFIVKLFFERTLARSLRFYLTDGRLKLVNLLGVRIIGEIFPLSLLLITRIRKANNPWLGRISSLMILLGALASRYVVVKAGEKSAVDPKAVFEITR
- a CDS encoding TrmH family RNA methyltransferase, producing MIPVKSRDNTKIKILRKLRSRKFREQSGLCYVEGIRQVYSAFEEGFHFEFLIVSSDLLRSEHAWKLVNDLISNGVQVIDVDQNIFKSISLRDNPQGIAGVVRQKWHSLESIDPREGLCLLALKAVQDPGNIGSILRTADAVGVRYVILLGDSVDPYDPNSVRAGAGATFTVKLIKTSFERLLDWKNIHQIPVIGAVGGAPLNYSRVNYPYPCILLMGSERQGLDLREQSSCDMLVSVPMVGKVDSLNLAVATSVILYEIFDQRSRL
- a CDS encoding HAD-IB family phosphatase, which encodes MKIAVLCDFDGTITLQDMGIEILKEFSTADWERIEEKFDQGKVSILENMSEQFSHVPNPPHEVNEFVKRNAKIRPGWEEFIECCRGYNLHLAIVSGGLRSYIYSVLGKNLNIPVYSLVDDYVDGQWLLSLPSPFDRDGDVEFKEAVINYHRKQYDEIWFIGNGTSDRRAAEVADRVWALEPLLSYALSKGLKVHSFESFYDICTDFQKILGGQILKEDEIDKVSL
- a CDS encoding PQQ-like beta-propeller repeat protein: MQQLLKQHEVRLIFPSLNIKITMLSLIIMPSLLACSISTTSDYLSYNPTPVPTLPIPQIDDLQITPTAVATPYPTPSPTRQPISTDIPRQTNKYVPPVQQATDIGLGNVFTQRFGRYIQPGGDVPSTISWNFRLQDRVLPQVTFQDGVLIAATYNGRVYGIDANSGMELWTTNIGASILVPPETSDGIVFLVTTQGLYALDHFDGRVLWQKAISVSDVNDAVAYNQRAYVILHRNVLCFDLTSGELLWKKQFQSDISGAPVMSRDNYLVMPLGNGLIMLDSKGKQIWKTQRVRPLPNATIVMGNKEVFVPADGNYITSVSLNNGKIGQQRHSELTPRDLMLYRSSLLAITVGNGETHILRYDLGSNGLQRDLKLRGIDYVSASLAGDRLYLVGKNDLYSINLPDLSVVWKYNLKGQVIGIPIVVRNSLYMMVDDKIVAFNKREISNNLPEISPYYMRADDIGDVRERRLSFADIETAGAQFIDKFGHKGILFEMKTPDASGKSSSLSSVFAFDYTDDGQIDVYVFVSRKEAIMEMKMYGEKGDQFKVVNDALPFESAHGDVKVFVPLQPFLSPQDLEIPINWYAYTYVGGLPAQDFINNNGELFRLIPKGN
- a CDS encoding helix-turn-helix domain-containing protein — its product is MAQHHEDYGREYESPSLSKAINDIMRTRGMTATQVAANMKSGRNRATLYRILSGATQDPKISTFIDICQALEVSPIEVLQLAGMADHKPRDTDLLDIRMRQIFRRIQNLPYNLRKLAVSQIGALTDAIYDHLQRQENKGS